The following are encoded together in the Conger conger chromosome 11, fConCon1.1, whole genome shotgun sequence genome:
- the LOC133140792 gene encoding arrestin domain-containing protein 3-like isoform X4 — MFEGTIESFTITYDSLNERETLSCGDVIKGQISFKVSQQMNICAIMLAIKGEANVVWYNGYDKNRRTYNAREEYFNIKEVLLGEYNNGLGEGKIVLREGTHVYPFSIQLPQGNFPSSFKGLHGSVVYCLEAEIHRPWRMPKEFRSEFNFVNDIDANHPQLLVPQVASSSKELCCLCCTTGPVALGFQLEKKGYVPGETIKIIVEFENATSRTLIPSVALVQTQTFYTRFRTSKKHESRDLALVEGEHLTPHNSTVWESAMLQIPADTPTNLSRCRIMEVEYSLEVRVSIPRGFNLRATVPLVICSIPACQPSA, encoded by the exons ATGTTTGAAGGAACAATTGAATCATTTACCATAACATACGATAGCTTGAACGAGAGAGAAACTTTATCATGCGGCGATGTCATAAAAGGGCAAATAAGTTTCAAAGTTAGTCAACAAATGAATATCTGTGCAATCATGCTTGCTATAAAGGGGGAAGCCAATGTCGTGTGGTACAACGGTTACGATAAGAATCGAAGAACCTACAATGCAAGAGAAGAGTACTTCAACATTAAGGAGGTACTTCTGGGAGAATATAATAACG GTCTTGGGGAAGGCAAAATCGTCCTTCGAGAAGGAACGCACGTCTACCCTTTCAGCATCCAGCTACCACAAGG AAATTTCCCTTCATCATTTAAAGGGCTTCATGGAAGCGTGGTGTACTGTTTGGAAGCTGAGATACACAGACCGTGGCGAATGCCTAAGGAGTTCCGGTCGGAATTCAATTTTGTCAACGACATAGATGCCAATCATCCACAACTGCTG GTGCCACAGGTTGCTTCCAGTAGCAAGGAGCTGTGTTGTCTCTGCTGCACCACAGGGCCTGTCGCTCTAGGCTTTCAGCTGGAGAAGAAAGGTTACGTTCCAG GAGAGACGATTAAGATCATTGTGGAGTTTGAGAATGCCACTTCACGTACACTTATCCCAAGTGTGGCACTCGTTCAGACCCAGACCTTCTACACTCGTTTTCGAACGTCAAAGAAACATGAAAGCAGAGATCTAGCCCTCGTTGAAGGGGAGCATCTCACACCCCACAATAGTACTGTATGGGAGAGTGCGATGCTGCAGATACCTGCCGATACCCCGACCAATCTCTCCCGCTGCCGGATTATGGAGGTGGAGTACTCCTTAGAG GTGCGTGTGAGCATTCCAAGGGGATTCAACCTCAGAGCCACTGTCCCTCTGGTCATTTGCTCTATTCCCGCCTGTCAGCCTTCTGCTTAG
- the LOC133140792 gene encoding arrestin domain-containing protein 3-like isoform X5, with the protein MFEGTIESFTITYDSLNERETLSCGDVIKGQISFKVSQQMNICAIMLAIKGEANVVWYNGYDKNRRTYNAREEYFNIKEVLLGEYNNGLGEGKIVLREGTHVYPFSIQLPQGNFPSSFKGLHGSVVYCLEAEIHRPWRMPKEFRSEFNFVNDIDANHPQLLVPQVASSSKELCCLCCTTGPVALGFQLEKKGYVPGETIKIIVEFENATSRTLIPSVALVQTQTFYTRFRTSKKHESRDLALVEGEHLTPHNSTVWESAMLQIPADTPTNLSRCRIMEVEYSLEWLVVLVRRSFEEERIPTHSGCSYP; encoded by the exons ATGTTTGAAGGAACAATTGAATCATTTACCATAACATACGATAGCTTGAACGAGAGAGAAACTTTATCATGCGGCGATGTCATAAAAGGGCAAATAAGTTTCAAAGTTAGTCAACAAATGAATATCTGTGCAATCATGCTTGCTATAAAGGGGGAAGCCAATGTCGTGTGGTACAACGGTTACGATAAGAATCGAAGAACCTACAATGCAAGAGAAGAGTACTTCAACATTAAGGAGGTACTTCTGGGAGAATATAATAACG GTCTTGGGGAAGGCAAAATCGTCCTTCGAGAAGGAACGCACGTCTACCCTTTCAGCATCCAGCTACCACAAGG AAATTTCCCTTCATCATTTAAAGGGCTTCATGGAAGCGTGGTGTACTGTTTGGAAGCTGAGATACACAGACCGTGGCGAATGCCTAAGGAGTTCCGGTCGGAATTCAATTTTGTCAACGACATAGATGCCAATCATCCACAACTGCTG GTGCCACAGGTTGCTTCCAGTAGCAAGGAGCTGTGTTGTCTCTGCTGCACCACAGGGCCTGTCGCTCTAGGCTTTCAGCTGGAGAAGAAAGGTTACGTTCCAG GAGAGACGATTAAGATCATTGTGGAGTTTGAGAATGCCACTTCACGTACACTTATCCCAAGTGTGGCACTCGTTCAGACCCAGACCTTCTACACTCGTTTTCGAACGTCAAAGAAACATGAAAGCAGAGATCTAGCCCTCGTTGAAGGGGAGCATCTCACACCCCACAATAGTACTGTATGGGAGAGTGCGATGCTGCAGATACCTGCCGATACCCCGACCAATCTCTCCCGCTGCCGGATTATGGAGGTGGAGTACTCCTTAGAG